In the genome of Blastopirellula retiformator, the window GACGATGCCGACGCTCAGCGACATGCAGACCTACATGGATGGCGTCGTCGACAGCACGACGCGCGATTCGGGACATACCGAATGGGTCGACGGCCACGCTCACCACAGCGGCTTCACCACGTTCTTCCCCCCCAATACGCAGTTTGTCGATAGCAACGGCAAGCGGCAGTCGCTCGATTTCACCAACAATCGAGAAAGCCGGGTTACCGCGACCAGTCAGGCGCCGACGGTCGCTGCGGTGACGGCTCGTAGTTTTCACCCTGGCGTCGTTAACGTGTCGTTCATGGATGGCTCGGTCTCGCGGGTTTCCGACACGATCGATCTCGATACATGGCGAAATCTCTCGACCCGAGCTGGGGGAGAGGTAATCGACCGTAGCGCGTTGTAACGGCTGCAACGATTACAAAGCGAATCGCTAGACAAGTGCAAAAATTACAAACAAGCGGCAGAGGTGAGTTCGGTCTGTTTGTCGTAAGTGGTTGTTTCGTAAAGAGATCGGTCGAATCGTGGAGATTGCCAGTCGTTTCGGCACGGCTTGTGCATTACTGATCTGGCAGAATCCTGGACGTGAACCCTTCCCGAAGTAGCGTCTCTCCGCACTCTCCGACAGACCTCCGTTTGAGATCCTCGCCGGTTCAGGCCTCCCGCAGCCGAACCGGCTTTTTTGTTTCTTGGCGCCACTTCTGTGGTCTCATCCCAACGACATATTCCGGCCGGGCAAGTAAACTCAAACGAATGGACGGAAAACCCGCAGCATCGCCGGAAGGCGTCGAATTGGCGACTCCTGAGATTGGTTCGTATGACGAGGCGATCGGCTTTCTGATGGGTCGCATCAACTACGAACGCTCGGCGTTCATCCCGTACCGGAGCCCGCAGTTTCACCTCGCCCGGATGCGGCGGTTGGATGAGCTGCTCGGCAACTTGGTCGATCAGCTGAAAATCGTCCACATCGCGGGGACCAAAGGAAAAGGTTCGACGGCGACCGTGCTGAGCGCGATTCTGGAAGCGGCCGGCAACCAGGTCGGGCTGTTCAGTTCGCCCCATCTTGAGCGTCTGGAAGAACGTTTCGCCGTCAATCGAGTTCCCTGTGCCGCCGAAGACGTCACCCAGCTGATGCGGGCGATCGCGCCCGTCGTGGTGCAGATCGACGCCGAGCGCGACGGGGATGGTCCGACCTATTTCGAGATCACCACCGCGATGGCGCTGCTGCACTTCGTCCGCAGCGGCGTCGATGCGGCGATTCTGGAAGTGGGGCTGGGAGGCCGGCTCGACTCGACCAACATTTGCCGTCCGCTCGTTTCGGTGATTACCACGATCAGTCGCGATCACATGGCGCTATTGGGCGATACGCTGCCCGAGATCGCTGGCGAGAAGGCGGGGATCATCAAGAGCGAAACGCCGGTCGTCTCCGGCGTCGAGCAACCCGAGCCGGCCGCTGTGATCCAGCGGATCGCTGCGCAGAATGCAGCTCGATTGATCGAGATCGGCCGCGACTTTGTGGTCCAGCCAACCGGACAGAGCACGTTTGACCTGACTTGGCGACTGGGAGAGCAAAGCGGTTCGCTCACCAACTTGGCCTGCCAGATGCCAGGCAAGCATCAAATGCGGAACGCCGGCGTCGCGGTGATGATCGCCAAGACGCTCGAGTCGCGCGGCTTTGCGGTCAGCGAAGAGGCGATCCGAAATGGATTGTCGATTGCCCAGTTGCCTGGTCGAATCGAACGCCTGGCGGACCAGCCGGTCGTCTACGTCGACGCGGCCCACAACGACGCTTCGATTACCGCGCTGATCGAAGTGCTAAGCGATTTGCCGGTCGAACGCCGCCGCTTGGTCCTCGCCCTTTCGAGCGACAAAGAGTATCGCGAGATCCTGCGGTTGGTCTTGCCCCACTTCGACGAAGTCTGGTTTACCCGCTACGCCACCAATCCCCGCGCGATTGGTCCGGCCCAACTAGAAGCGGCGGCGGTACAGCTGCCAACCGGACGCCGCAGCGTGATTCGCCATCTGGTCGATGACCCGCAACAGGCGTTCGCCGACGCAATCGCCGCATCGGGCGAAAACGATCTGCTGTGCGTGGCGGGGTCGTTCTTTATCGCCGGCGAGTTCCGTCGCTTCTTTCGCGGTGAGTGACGCCGCCCCATCGCTTTCGTTTGGCCCATGTCTCGAGTTCGTGTCGAGCCACAATCCGGCTACGCACTAATCCGGTCGTCATGCCCCAGCTTTTCCAGCTGCTCGGCGCTGGGGAACTCCGACACGCGATACCGCGGCGGGTAGGTTTCCAGGTCTTCCATCAGATCGCCGACGATTGATTCGACCTTGTCCCAGCTTGCCGAGGCGACCGTTCCTAGGCGGCCGGGATCGCCGAACAGGACGAAGTCGGTCTTCGGCAGCAGGCCGTTCACGTCGCGGGTCCAGACGCAGTAGGTGACGATCTCGCCTGACTCGTTGCGCTGGATCGCCGTGTAGGAGGCGACGAAGATATCGGTTCCCGTTTCCTCGAAGACCCCTTCCAGCATCGCTTTCTGCTCTTCGTATTCGCCGAGCAGCGACTGGACCTGAAACTCGCGAAAGCGGCCATAGAGCGGGTGTGAGGGCTCTGGGAGCCACGTTTCCCACTCGCCGTCGACCAGCCGAACCGGGATCGCGCTGACCGGCCGCGGGTCGGAGATCGATTGCTCGATCAGATCGAGCATCATCGCCAGGCCATCGTCATCGTCGCTGCCGACGATGATCAGCGAGTCGCGATTGGGGGCGACTGCGATCGGGGCGCCTTCCAGATTGAACTCAGTGATGTGGTCGACCAGCAGCATCCTGGCGGCGTCATAACTGTCGCCGCTGGCCAGTGCGTATAGCTTCTCGCCCACCACGCCAACGACGAACTCGGCGTCTTCCAGGTTTTGCCGGGCGATCTCCATCACCTCATACAGGCTGACGCTCCACGTATCGAGCAACTCCTGGTCGATGGCTCGGATCGATTCGGGCAAATCGTAGACCGGCGCTGCTAGCAGGTGTTGGCCGATCTCGACGTAGGGGAGATTGAGCGGAGTGCCGCCCCGAAAATATTGCTCCAGCCGGAGCATCTCGAAGTAGGCTTTGCTGCGGACCACCGGGCGAACGTCATGCCGGGCGTCTTCAAAATCTTCGGGGACTTCTTTGCGGTAAGAGAGGAGGGCCCGGGTCGCCTGAGAGAGGAACTCGTCGCGATCGACCTTGGCGATGCTGCAGTATTCGGCATAGAGGTTGTTCAGATTGGCGATGCCCGCTTCTTCGCCATCCTCGTAGAACCGCAGCTGGAACTCTTCTTTGTGGAAGACGATTTCCTTTGTTTCGCCCGCCTGGCGGATGCGATCGATCAGCGATTGGGCGAACCGATCCTGCTTGGAAGGACCAAACAAAAAGTCGAACATGCCCATGCCGAAAGCTCCTGCACCTTGAGGTCAAACGTCGCCGATGACGTTTGACCATCCATCCCGTCGTCTTGGTAGTTTCGGCTTTGCCGCAGGCGATTGCAAGAAATCGGCTGCGGCGGATGAAAATCGTGGCGCCGCTGGTCTACAGAGCGCGGCGGTATCGCTTGCCGCGACTTTTGAGGCTCTTGGGCGGCTCGTCCTTCGGCTCTTCGACCACCTTGCCGACTTCCTTCTCGCCGTCAGGGCCAATCACGGTGGCGGCTGGACCAGGGCCGGTATCGACGTCGGTTCGCTCGTACGGGGTGAAGCCGGGGATCTCGTCGCGGATCAACAGCTTGTCGATCCGAATTTCGATCCGCGTCAGTTCGTTCCCCTCTTCGGGCGTGACGAAGGTGAACGCAATCCCTTCTTTGCCCATGCGGCCGGTGCGGCCGACGCGGTGGACGTAGTCGTCGGAGTATTCGGGGATGTCGTAGTTGATGATGTGCGAGACGTCGGAGATGTCGATGCCGCGGCCAACGACGTCGGTGGCGACCAGCACGCGAAATTTGCTCGCTTTGAAGTCGGTCAGGGCCCGGTTGCGAGCGCCTTGCTGCATGTCGCCATGGATGCAGTGGACCAGCTTGGTCTTCTTCGAGAGCCGCTGCGTAATCCGCTCGGTCCCTCGCTTGGTGCGGCAGAAGACGATCGACTTTTGCGGTTGCTCACGACGGAGCAACTCGACCAGCAGATCAAACTTCTTCGATTGATCGACGGTGAAGTACCGCTGCTCGATCGTCTCGGCCGAGATGTTGGTGGGGGAGAAGTCGACCTTCTCGGGGTTGTGCATGTACCGCTGGGCCAGCTTTTCGATCGACGGCGGAACGGTCGCACTCAGCAGCAGCGTCTGGCGGCCTTCAGGGCAGCGCCGAAGGATCTTCTCGATATCAGGACGGAAGCCGATGTCGAGCATACGGTCCGCTTCGTCCAATACGACGGTCCGCAGCACCTCCAGATTAAGGGCGCGGCGTGTCATCAGGTCGATCACGCGGCCGGGAGTCCCCACCACAATGTGCGGGGCCCGCTTCAGCTTTTCAATTTGCGTGCGAAGCGGTTTGCCGCCATAGATGGCGACCACATTGATCCGTTGGCCGTGGGTGAGCTTGGCGATTTCATCACGGACTTGAACCGCCAATTCGCGGGTGGGGGTCAGGATCAGGGCCTGAGGGTTGCGCGATTGCGGTCCATGCTCCAGGCCTTCAATGATCGGAATGCCGAACGCGGCGGTCTTGCCGGTACCGGTGCGAGCCTGGCCGAGTACGTCTTTTCCCTCCAAGGCGAGAGGGATGATGGCGGCCTGGATCGGGGAGGGTTGGACGTAGCGGGCCGCTTCGAGTGCGGCTTTCATTTCGGCCGACAGTGCCATGTCGGCGTACTTGATATCAGCCATCTGGGACAAGGGAAGCTCTACTGTCAAGGGCTGCGGGCTTAAAATATAAGCCCTCTAAGATACCCCAGTTGGTCGCTAGCGACAATCGGCAAATCTGGCGGTAACGGCCGTAAGTCGTTGAAGCGCAAAAAAATAGGCCGAGCCGTAACCTCGCTGAAAAGCGGGGTAGCGGCCCAGCCTGTCTCGTCGTAACGGGCATTCCCGGGTGGGGAGCTGCTTGATGCAGTGCGGCCCCTAGGGGCCGCAGCGAAGCCAAACGCAGGTGCGTTAGGCGGGGTGGCCGGAGCGGCTTTCGCCTTCTTCGGGGCCTTCTTGGCGGTTTTCTTCGGCGATTTCTTGGCGACCTATTTGGTGGCGACCTTCTTCGGTGCAGCTTTCTTCTTGGTTACCATCTCCATGGCTCCTCAAGTGGTAGCGCCCATCTTCTGTAGTGAACTGCTCCTTGGGCGCTAGGTAGGGGGAGCAATTCGAAGTTCAAAAAACGAATCGAAGCGGCCGGCAGTTGGCGTCTTGGCCGTCCGTCCTACGGCGCCTCGGATTCGATAAATCGTCTTGAGGAAATCTGCTTCGCGACGAAGTGGCGCGTCTTCAAACTTGGCGATCGCTCGTGCAGTTTGCGATTCGACTTGACGCGTCACAATATCGTGTCCGCGCATTGAGTCAATTTCGCAGCTTTTTCGTCAAGGTGAAGTATCGTACTTGGATTGCGAATTGTTCAGAAAAATGTTGCGAAGAGACCTACAACGTCCAACTTTGATCGAACAAGCCGCATCACAACCCGCGCTTTCGGTGGTCGAAGCCAAAACCAGATCCAACTACACTACAGGACTGACTCC includes:
- a CDS encoding bifunctional folylpolyglutamate synthase/dihydrofolate synthase; translated protein: MDGKPAASPEGVELATPEIGSYDEAIGFLMGRINYERSAFIPYRSPQFHLARMRRLDELLGNLVDQLKIVHIAGTKGKGSTATVLSAILEAAGNQVGLFSSPHLERLEERFAVNRVPCAAEDVTQLMRAIAPVVVQIDAERDGDGPTYFEITTAMALLHFVRSGVDAAILEVGLGGRLDSTNICRPLVSVITTISRDHMALLGDTLPEIAGEKAGIIKSETPVVSGVEQPEPAAVIQRIAAQNAARLIEIGRDFVVQPTGQSTFDLTWRLGEQSGSLTNLACQMPGKHQMRNAGVAVMIAKTLESRGFAVSEEAIRNGLSIAQLPGRIERLADQPVVYVDAAHNDASITALIEVLSDLPVERRRLVLALSSDKEYREILRLVLPHFDEVWFTRYATNPRAIGPAQLEAAAVQLPTGRRSVIRHLVDDPQQAFADAIAASGENDLLCVAGSFFIAGEFRRFFRGE
- a CDS encoding DUF1444 family protein, with protein sequence MGMFDFLFGPSKQDRFAQSLIDRIRQAGETKEIVFHKEEFQLRFYEDGEEAGIANLNNLYAEYCSIAKVDRDEFLSQATRALLSYRKEVPEDFEDARHDVRPVVRSKAYFEMLRLEQYFRGGTPLNLPYVEIGQHLLAAPVYDLPESIRAIDQELLDTWSVSLYEVMEIARQNLEDAEFVVGVVGEKLYALASGDSYDAARMLLVDHITEFNLEGAPIAVAPNRDSLIIVGSDDDDGLAMMLDLIEQSISDPRPVSAIPVRLVDGEWETWLPEPSHPLYGRFREFQVQSLLGEYEEQKAMLEGVFEETGTDIFVASYTAIQRNESGEIVTYCVWTRDVNGLLPKTDFVLFGDPGRLGTVASASWDKVESIVGDLMEDLETYPPRYRVSEFPSAEQLEKLGHDDRISA
- a CDS encoding DEAD/DEAH box helicase; the encoded protein is MADIKYADMALSAEMKAALEAARYVQPSPIQAAIIPLALEGKDVLGQARTGTGKTAAFGIPIIEGLEHGPQSRNPQALILTPTRELAVQVRDEIAKLTHGQRINVVAIYGGKPLRTQIEKLKRAPHIVVGTPGRVIDLMTRRALNLEVLRTVVLDEADRMLDIGFRPDIEKILRRCPEGRQTLLLSATVPPSIEKLAQRYMHNPEKVDFSPTNISAETIEQRYFTVDQSKKFDLLVELLRREQPQKSIVFCRTKRGTERITQRLSKKTKLVHCIHGDMQQGARNRALTDFKASKFRVLVATDVVGRGIDISDVSHIINYDIPEYSDDYVHRVGRTGRMGKEGIAFTFVTPEEGNELTRIEIRIDKLLIRDEIPGFTPYERTDVDTGPGPAATVIGPDGEKEVGKVVEEPKDEPPKSLKSRGKRYRRAL